The following proteins are co-located in the uncultured Tolumonas sp. genome:
- a CDS encoding glycoside hydrolase family 32 protein, protein MLAEKYYRPLVHFTPPFGWLNDPNGLVYKDGEYHLFYQYHPTDSVWGPMHWGHAVSRDLLSWTHLPIALAPDALGVCFSGTAMVDKGDKSGLFDGKDGLLAYYTITADKTLFNQSQGLAYSNDNGRHWRKYAGNPVIANPGFDDFRDPKVFWHEQTQAWIMLTTVGQQIAIYRSVDAKTWLFSSFFGEEHGAHDERAWECPDLFEISVEGSKQTRWVLIVGVQRGAYSGGSGTQYFVGQFDGEQFINENTPETVLWLDYGRDFYATQTWSDIPAADGRRIGISWMSNWLYANQVPTQSWRSAMTIPQELTLKDTPDGLRLCHAFIRELEALCQHQETAAEKTQVTPGAVFSFDWSEAHRLQFSLALKDNSSLVLQPMNELELSIKVQKGQLTLRCQRHGQIGVAEFDEHFPHDFSVELGANRPLSVDLLLDRCSAELLLDGGLYAITNLVFPNKGPAQQCVASLRAGEVVIRDFHRHDLAKVTA, encoded by the coding sequence ATGTTAGCGGAAAAATATTATCGCCCACTGGTTCACTTTACTCCACCTTTTGGCTGGCTGAATGATCCGAATGGTCTGGTTTACAAAGACGGCGAGTATCACCTGTTTTATCAATATCATCCGACCGATAGCGTCTGGGGGCCGATGCACTGGGGGCATGCGGTAAGTCGTGATCTGTTGTCGTGGACACACCTGCCAATTGCGCTGGCACCGGATGCGCTGGGAGTTTGTTTTTCAGGCACGGCAATGGTGGATAAAGGGGATAAATCCGGGCTGTTTGATGGTAAAGATGGCTTGCTGGCCTATTACACCATCACCGCAGACAAAACTTTGTTTAATCAAAGTCAGGGGCTGGCTTACAGCAACGACAATGGCCGTCACTGGAGGAAATATGCGGGCAATCCGGTGATTGCTAATCCGGGCTTTGATGATTTTCGTGATCCCAAAGTGTTCTGGCACGAGCAAACGCAAGCTTGGATCATGCTGACCACTGTCGGTCAGCAGATTGCGATTTACCGCTCTGTGGACGCGAAAACCTGGTTGTTCAGTTCGTTCTTTGGTGAAGAACACGGTGCACATGATGAGCGGGCGTGGGAATGCCCGGATCTGTTCGAAATCAGCGTTGAGGGAAGCAAGCAAACCCGTTGGGTGCTGATTGTGGGGGTTCAGCGCGGTGCCTACTCAGGAGGCTCTGGCACCCAGTATTTTGTCGGCCAGTTTGATGGCGAGCAATTCATCAATGAAAACACCCCTGAGACGGTGCTTTGGCTGGATTATGGCCGCGATTTTTATGCCACCCAAACCTGGTCGGATATTCCGGCTGCCGATGGTCGCCGGATCGGCATCAGCTGGATGAGCAACTGGCTTTACGCCAATCAAGTGCCGACGCAAAGCTGGCGCTCCGCCATGACGATACCGCAGGAACTAACCCTGAAAGATACGCCTGACGGACTCCGGTTGTGCCATGCGTTTATCCGTGAACTGGAAGCGCTTTGTCAGCATCAGGAGACAGCCGCAGAGAAAACACAGGTAACTCCGGGGGCGGTATTTAGTTTTGACTGGTCTGAAGCCCACCGTTTGCAGTTCTCGCTGGCGCTGAAAGACAACAGCTCGCTCGTTTTACAGCCAATGAATGAACTGGAGCTCTCTATCAAGGTACAGAAAGGGCAGCTGACACTGCGTTGCCAGCGTCACGGACAAATCGGTGTTGCTGAATTTGATGAACACTTCCCGCACGATTTTTCTGTCGAGTTAGGTGCAAACCGACCTTTGAGTGTCGATTTGTTGCTTGATCGTTGTTCTGCGGAATTGCTTCTGGATGGTGGTCTCTACGCTATCACTAATCTGGTGTTCCCGAATAAAGGCCCAGCGCAGCAATGTGTCGCATCATTGCGCGCCGGGGAAGTGGTTATCCGCGATTTCCACAGACATGATCTGGCTAAAGTGACTGCATAA
- a CDS encoding carbohydrate ABC transporter permease, which produces MKSESVQFVPAIDETVAGKGDQVMKFLTSLKNIRMWCALLLSLCVLAPLMMMVTISLNPDEEQIMISMGTIKAFIPHVFSLENYREIWGDPNQPFARYLFNTLLIVFTTVFMSIVVNSSAAFALAWGQGRYRKVVIGIVVALLAIPGESLALPQLLMVSKMGIIDSYEVQILPFIGNAMSLFLFYQFFTKIPKDLIDAAKVDGVNLFKTYFHIGLPLSKPVIATVAILQFLEFWNSYLWPVMVTRGPEYRPLSVAMSAYFSSNQAYWGNIMAFAVSMAIPVIIFFLFVQRHFVQSITGSAVKG; this is translated from the coding sequence ATGAAATCAGAATCCGTTCAGTTTGTTCCCGCGATTGATGAAACCGTTGCCGGCAAAGGGGATCAGGTCATGAAATTCCTGACAAGCTTAAAAAATATTCGCATGTGGTGTGCGTTGCTGCTGTCGTTATGTGTTCTGGCACCGCTGATGATGATGGTGACGATCAGCCTTAATCCTGATGAAGAGCAGATCATGATCTCCATGGGGACCATTAAGGCGTTCATCCCGCATGTGTTTTCGTTGGAGAATTACCGTGAGATCTGGGGTGACCCGAATCAACCGTTTGCGCGCTACCTGTTTAATACATTACTCATTGTATTTACGACAGTATTTATGTCGATTGTCGTGAACTCTTCGGCGGCATTTGCGCTGGCCTGGGGGCAGGGTAGATATCGCAAAGTAGTGATTGGTATCGTAGTTGCGTTGCTGGCTATTCCGGGGGAAAGTCTGGCGTTGCCACAACTGTTGATGGTGAGCAAGATGGGCATCATTGACAGTTATGAGGTGCAGATCCTGCCATTTATCGGCAATGCCATGTCACTGTTTCTGTTCTATCAGTTTTTCACCAAGATCCCAAAAGATCTGATTGATGCAGCCAAGGTCGATGGTGTCAACCTGTTCAAAACCTATTTCCATATTGGTCTGCCACTCTCCAAACCAGTCATTGCGACAGTTGCCATTTTGCAGTTCCTTGAATTCTGGAACAGCTATCTGTGGCCGGTCATGGTCACCCGTGGACCGGAATATCGTCCGCTATCGGTGGCGATGTCAGCCTACTTCAGCAGTAATCAGGCGTACTGGGGCAACATCATGGCCTTTGCGGTGTCGATGGCGATCCCGGTCATTATCTTCTTTTTGTTTGTTCAGCGGCATTTCGTCCAGAGTATTACTGGCAGTGCGGTGAAAGGTTAA
- a CDS encoding sugar ABC transporter permease, with product MRRLKNLMPELAMLMPAIVLLTIFVVVPFFMSGYLSFTNEKLIARPIATTWVGWRNYERLFTDPVFWQAVKNTFYFALLVTPFQLAISLGSALLLNSKLPLRTLFRSIALLPLLTPITVIVAIWAVLYKIPDGLFNHIYQSLLSTSQYIDWLGNVDMAMPAIVLLSAWATFPFQMLIYLAGLQEIPKDLYEAAELDGAKPFQRFLHVTLPCLRNTNIFVIIVTTIGALKLFTQVNILTHGGPNGATNTIIHYMYENGFVAQKIGYASAVSVAFFFTVTAIALLQRILMKNE from the coding sequence ATGCGCCGGTTGAAAAACCTGATGCCAGAGTTGGCTATGCTGATGCCCGCAATCGTGTTGTTAACAATCTTCGTGGTAGTGCCGTTTTTCATGTCGGGATATTTATCCTTCACCAACGAAAAACTGATTGCTCGCCCGATTGCGACAACATGGGTTGGATGGCGGAATTACGAACGCCTTTTTACCGATCCGGTTTTCTGGCAGGCCGTAAAAAACACGTTTTATTTTGCTTTGCTGGTAACCCCATTCCAGTTGGCTATTTCATTGGGTTCAGCGTTGCTGCTGAATAGTAAACTGCCGCTGCGCACTCTGTTTCGCAGCATTGCATTATTGCCATTATTAACCCCGATCACTGTTATCGTGGCGATCTGGGCTGTGCTTTACAAAATTCCGGATGGATTGTTTAACCATATTTATCAGTCGCTACTTTCCACTTCGCAATATATCGATTGGCTGGGCAATGTAGATATGGCGATGCCAGCTATTGTGCTGTTGTCAGCCTGGGCAACGTTCCCATTCCAGATGTTGATCTATTTGGCTGGTTTGCAAGAGATCCCGAAAGATCTCTATGAAGCGGCGGAACTTGACGGTGCAAAACCGTTCCAACGCTTCTTGCATGTGACTTTACCGTGTCTGCGTAACACCAATATTTTCGTCATCATCGTTACCACCATTGGTGCATTGAAGCTATTTACTCAGGTAAACATCCTCACTCACGGCGGCCCAAACGGCGCAACCAATACCATCATTCATTACATGTATGAAAACGGTTTTGTGGCGCAAAAAATCGGCTACGCCTCTGCGGTTTCGGTGGCGTTTTTCTTCACAGTAACGGCGATTGCATTGCTGCAACGCATCCTGATGAAAAACGAATAG
- a CDS encoding extracellular solute-binding protein, with protein sequence MKKTLLGLCIASVFAAQTSYALELKAWVIDGDSEKPYFQQLEKTFNAKYKDQNITVDVVPIPGYNNAIQAAALSGELPDVIMVDGPNMANYVWTKMLQPMDGLLDKTIVADLLPSVKEQAIYGPDQKIYMVSPYDSSVLLWGNKKYLKAAGVRIPAGIKDAWSEKEFADALAKLSKVKGVQWPLDMKLNYDGEWYTYGFAPFIQSRGADLIDRKAWKAAGTIDSPAAVDALAELQTWSKNGWIVPATAGDNRFYGDKTAALAWVGNWMWRAHKTGLGDDLVLIPAPKLGVKSVSPNGGWGWAVPAKTKHTAEVAKFLNFALSTEQVAKYADITGYIPSRKSSVALSEIYRPGGEGALFVEQAQSAAMVRPVHPAYPVISNSFGKAVQHILQGADVKGELQKAAATIDEDIEDNSGYPPFNK encoded by the coding sequence ATGAAAAAAACCTTACTTGGATTATGTATTGCTAGTGTTTTTGCAGCACAAACAAGCTATGCGTTGGAATTAAAAGCATGGGTTATTGATGGTGATTCTGAAAAACCATATTTCCAGCAACTGGAAAAAACGTTTAATGCCAAATACAAAGATCAGAACATCACTGTCGATGTTGTTCCTATTCCTGGCTACAACAATGCGATCCAGGCGGCCGCTCTTTCCGGTGAATTGCCGGATGTGATCATGGTTGATGGTCCAAATATGGCGAACTACGTCTGGACCAAAATGCTGCAACCGATGGATGGTTTGCTGGACAAAACCATCGTGGCAGATTTACTGCCATCGGTAAAAGAACAGGCTATTTATGGACCGGATCAAAAAATCTATATGGTCAGCCCGTATGACTCGTCTGTGTTGTTATGGGGCAACAAAAAATATTTGAAAGCCGCAGGTGTCCGTATTCCTGCTGGTATTAAAGATGCGTGGAGTGAGAAAGAGTTTGCTGATGCGCTGGCGAAGCTTTCCAAAGTAAAAGGTGTGCAGTGGCCGCTGGATATGAAACTGAACTATGACGGTGAATGGTACACCTATGGTTTTGCTCCTTTCATTCAATCCCGAGGTGCTGATCTGATCGATCGTAAGGCATGGAAGGCTGCTGGTACGATTGATTCACCCGCTGCAGTAGATGCGCTGGCTGAATTGCAGACATGGTCAAAAAATGGCTGGATTGTACCCGCAACCGCCGGAGACAACCGTTTTTACGGCGATAAAACTGCCGCACTGGCCTGGGTAGGTAACTGGATGTGGCGTGCGCATAAAACGGGGCTGGGTGATGATCTGGTGCTGATCCCTGCGCCAAAACTGGGTGTTAAATCTGTTTCCCCGAATGGCGGTTGGGGCTGGGCAGTACCAGCTAAAACCAAACATACGGCTGAAGTGGCTAAGTTCCTGAACTTTGCTTTATCGACCGAGCAGGTCGCCAAATACGCGGATATCACGGGTTATATTCCGTCTCGTAAATCTTCAGTGGCGCTGTCTGAAATATATCGTCCGGGTGGTGAAGGCGCTTTATTTGTTGAGCAGGCACAAAGTGCGGCGATGGTTCGTCCGGTTCATCCCGCCTATCCGGTCATTTCCAACTCATTCGGCAAGGCCGTGCAGCACATTCTGCAAGGTGCTGATGTAAAAGGTGAGTTACAGAAAGCTGCCGCAACTATTGATGAAGATATCGAAGATAACAGCGGCTATCCCCCATTTAATAAGTAG